A single window of Paenibacillus sp. FSL H8-0537 DNA harbors:
- a CDS encoding LysR family transcriptional regulator: MMELTQLEYFMTVARLEHMTMASKTLGITQPALSHAIAKLENEIGAPLFERNGRNLKLNRNGAMFSKWIGKALHNIESGVKEIEEWSNPDTGVVTLSYLNILGVDLIPHLVRRYQLEYPKIRFELTQGNLGDIDEHLEQGYSDLMITSKESTLDNHKWLVIQKVPLYIVVSSQHHLANRSALSLAELSGEPFIGLKNNCGLKATIMSRFQHTGFVLDSAYEAEDLITVAGFVKSNLGVSVLPKTMGFMLNELVWIPITDDGWYWEIGLKWREDRHISPAAKRFIAFVENGQRQSDLL; encoded by the coding sequence ATGATGGAGCTTACACAATTAGAGTATTTTATGACGGTTGCACGTTTAGAACACATGACGATGGCTTCAAAGACACTCGGTATTACCCAGCCAGCGCTAAGTCATGCGATTGCCAAGCTTGAGAACGAAATCGGGGCTCCCTTGTTTGAGCGTAACGGGCGAAATTTGAAGCTTAACCGTAATGGCGCCATGTTTTCGAAATGGATCGGCAAAGCCTTGCATAACATTGAAAGCGGCGTAAAGGAAATCGAAGAATGGTCTAACCCGGATACGGGCGTTGTTACTCTGTCCTATCTCAATATCCTTGGTGTTGACTTAATCCCTCATTTAGTTAGACGCTATCAATTAGAATATCCCAAAATTCGCTTTGAATTGACACAAGGGAATCTTGGAGATATAGATGAACATTTAGAACAAGGATATTCGGATCTTATGATTACATCGAAGGAATCTACTTTAGACAATCATAAATGGTTGGTTATTCAGAAGGTCCCATTGTATATTGTTGTATCCTCCCAGCATCATTTAGCGAATCGTTCAGCTTTGAGTTTGGCAGAGCTTTCGGGTGAACCATTCATTGGTTTGAAAAATAATTGCGGATTAAAAGCGACGATTATGTCGCGTTTCCAACATACTGGTTTTGTGCTTGATTCGGCGTATGAAGCCGAGGACTTAATCACAGTTGCTGGCTTTGTTAAGTCCAATCTTGGTGTATCTGTCTTGCCTAAGACGATGGGATTTATGTTAAACGAACTTGTTTGGATTCCGATTACTGATGATGGCTGGTATTGGGAAATAGGCTTAAAGTGGAGGGAGGATCGACATATTTCTCCGGCTGCCAAGCGGTTTATTGCATTTGTTGAAAATGGGCAGCGGCAGTCTGATTTGCTATAA
- a CDS encoding nuclear transport factor 2 family protein encodes MEILQLPTVIREYIHASNKPDPEAFISCFTEDAVVLDEGKQRIGKQEIKKWSDQYHFGANVTLEPRTVKENKDEVVVTCKLEGTYDKTGLPDPLLLDYHFRIVDAKIVRLSIFLNNL; translated from the coding sequence ATGGAAATTCTGCAACTTCCTACTGTAATCCGTGAATATATACATGCATCGAATAAACCCGATCCGGAAGCATTCATTAGTTGCTTTACGGAAGATGCCGTTGTGTTGGATGAAGGTAAACAGCGGATTGGCAAACAAGAGATTAAAAAATGGAGTGATCAATACCATTTTGGAGCAAACGTAACCCTAGAGCCTAGAACAGTAAAAGAAAATAAGGATGAGGTTGTTGTAACATGCAAGTTGGAAGGAACCTACGACAAAACGGGGTTACCCGATCCGTTACTCCTCGACTATCATTTTCGTATTGTAGATGCTAAAATTGTGCGCTTATCCATTTTTCTAAACAATCTATGA
- a CDS encoding SDR family oxidoreductase: MGRTFEYSATEFKGKKVLVTGGTKGMGQAVVKRLASSGATVLTTARSVSADLPASVKFVQADMASPEGVEQLIAAVKEQLGGIDIIVHCVGGSSTPPGGALALSDEDWLQALNWNLLAAVRLDRGLIPLMLQNKSGVILHFTSIQRKLPLYETTLAYAAAKAALANYSKGLSNEFSPRGIRINSLSPGFIQTEAADALIDRMATATGSRESALQQLMDSLGGIPIGRPGFPEEVAELAAFLVSDRAASITGSEYVIDGGTIPTV, from the coding sequence ATGGGCAGAACATTTGAGTACTCGGCAACAGAATTTAAAGGCAAGAAAGTGCTTGTAACTGGTGGTACAAAAGGAATGGGGCAAGCTGTTGTGAAGAGGCTAGCAAGCAGCGGAGCTACTGTCTTGACAACGGCCCGTTCCGTATCTGCTGACTTGCCCGCTTCGGTGAAATTTGTTCAAGCCGATATGGCGTCGCCTGAAGGTGTAGAGCAATTGATTGCAGCAGTGAAAGAACAGCTTGGTGGTATTGATATTATTGTCCATTGTGTTGGCGGATCCTCTACTCCACCAGGAGGCGCACTTGCCCTTAGCGATGAAGATTGGCTGCAGGCATTAAATTGGAATCTTCTGGCCGCAGTAAGGCTTGATCGCGGCTTAATTCCACTCATGTTGCAAAATAAATCAGGGGTTATTCTTCACTTCACCTCAATCCAAAGAAAATTGCCTCTTTATGAAACTACATTAGCTTATGCAGCAGCTAAAGCTGCTCTCGCTAATTACAGCAAGGGGCTGTCTAATGAATTTTCTCCCCGTGGTATTCGCATTAATTCATTGTCTCCTGGCTTTATTCAGACTGAAGCAGCAGATGCGTTGATTGATCGGATGGCAACTGCAACAGGAAGCAGAGAAAGTGCGCTCCAGCAGCTTATGGATTCGCTTGGGGGCATTCCAATTGGCCGCCCTGGATTTCCTGAAGAAGTCGCTGAGTTGGCTGCATTTTTGGTCTCAGATCGTGCAGCATCCATTACAGGAAGTGAATATGTCATTGATGGCGGAACCATTCCTACCGTTTAA
- a CDS encoding helix-turn-helix domain-containing protein — protein sequence MMSASMHRPSMGLLHLQEGEKNFQLTRYAPSEDIAFFVKHFWIVSWDLSEQKQYLQEVVPNPCVNLVIQQGRSGIFGAAKQKYSYLVEGKGCVFGAKFRPGGFYPFMQQPVSSLADRPLDIREIFDVDGPAMEELLLSQEGEAAMVELAERFIKPKLPVQDESVTLINQMVDWIMSQRDVTKVDQLCAAFHINKRTLQRLFDQYVGVSPKWVIQLYRLQNAAETLDRSPSHDWTQLALELGYHDQSHFIKDFKAVIGVTPEQYASGSNRKSNA from the coding sequence ATGATGAGCGCAAGCATGCATCGACCGAGCATGGGCCTTCTGCATTTGCAGGAGGGGGAGAAAAATTTTCAGCTTACGCGTTACGCGCCTTCCGAGGATATTGCTTTTTTCGTCAAGCATTTCTGGATCGTCAGCTGGGACTTGTCTGAGCAAAAGCAGTATTTGCAGGAGGTTGTCCCTAACCCTTGCGTGAATCTCGTTATTCAGCAGGGAAGAAGCGGTATTTTCGGTGCAGCCAAGCAGAAGTATAGCTATCTTGTAGAAGGCAAAGGCTGCGTCTTCGGGGCAAAATTCCGCCCTGGCGGCTTCTATCCTTTTATGCAGCAGCCGGTGTCCTCACTAGCTGATCGCCCGCTGGACATTCGTGAAATTTTCGATGTTGATGGTCCAGCCATGGAGGAACTGCTGCTGTCACAGGAAGGGGAAGCGGCAATGGTCGAGCTCGCCGAGCGCTTCATTAAACCGAAGCTGCCCGTACAGGATGAGTCGGTCACGCTCATTAATCAAATGGTCGATTGGATTATGTCACAGCGCGATGTTACGAAGGTCGACCAACTATGTGCGGCTTTTCATATCAACAAAAGAACGCTGCAGCGTCTATTCGACCAATATGTCGGCGTTTCGCCTAAATGGGTCATTCAGCTGTATCGGCTGCAAAATGCCGCTGAAACGCTGGACCGCAGTCCCAGCCACGATTGGACGCAGCTGGCGCTTGAGCTTGGCTACCACGACCAGTCGCATTTTATTAAGGATTTTAAAGCCGTTATCGGCGTCACGCCCGAACAATACGCCAGCGGCAGCAATAGGAAATCAAACGCGTAA